The sequence below is a genomic window from Cucumis melo cultivar AY chromosome 5, USDA_Cmelo_AY_1.0, whole genome shotgun sequence.
TCAATTGGTCGTTTATCCCAAACGAGAGACCCGTTGTCTTTCCCACTAGACCAATTTGGACCACAGTAATGTCCATAACGTGGAAACAGCTGAGAAAGAAAAGCCCTTACACCCGTATGCCATGGAACTTTACACACATATGGTTTGAACCGTAATGACGTTTCTCCAACACCGTTCTCGATTGCTCTACCACGCTTGGGTTGCCTTTTCAAGTTTCTATTAATAGTTGTTTTTGCTAAAATGATATCCTCCCGGGCATTGGCATTAGCATTAGTTTCCCAAGGAAGAAATGAAAGTAGAGAAAATCCCCATATCCTGATGTTAAAGCAAGTATTTTGATGCCCTTGGTCCACAATGGCGCTAGAAGGTTTAAGAATTGGACCCAAATCATTGCTTCTTTGAGCCCTAAACCAGGAAATATTACGAAGAAATTCCAAGTTCATAGCTAAAATCTCAAGAACTCATTGCCAAATTAACCTGCCAAGCATTTGAACACAATTATCAACTTCAAACAATCAGCATACAAGTTTTAATCCTTTTAAACGTCAAACCTTCAACATTATTGcatcaaaaacaaaaatctgAGTCTATATCGTCATCACCAGCTTCAAAATCCAAACCATCACAAGAAACGACAGTGTAAACATTTCAGAAGTAACTCATCAATAATAATTCAAAGAAATTAAGAAACGACCCAGTAGCTCTCAGAAGTAAAATTGTTCAAATTCGAGTTCAGTAAGCTTCAAGCAACAGAATAAGGAATAAGTATCACCAAAACTTGTTTTCAATTCACTTTCCAGCGCTTTTCTTGACATCCAAACAAATTAATTCCAATTgaccaaaaagaaaaatgaaagttaTGAACAGAGAAGAAGAATTACGTACAGAGAATCCAGAAAGTGGGGAAGAGACTTGAGGGAATCTGTCAAGTAGATAGAGAATATTTGCTACCAATTGAGGATACCGGAGAGACAATTGAAGGAACAAAAATTTCCCGAGATAATTCGGTTCCATGAAGATTGAAAATTAGTGGTTCCTTTCAAGATTATCCCAATTCGCAAGCCCTACCGACCACATGCATTAATCAAGAACTAGAAGTTACTGGGACGGGTGGACCCCAGAATCACCTGCTGTCCAAATTTAAACCCTTTTTAAATTGCAAATTTTGCACTACAACTTGGATTTAGAAACCGTTTGAGGTAAAGATTATTTACGATTGAAATAACCGACTATTTACTTTAGTAGATAATACTTAAAAATCTTCGTAGTAAATACTATTTCAAAAGTACTaatttgttatagattttactattttgacattctatcattttttaaaatagtctATGCATCGAatacatactattataacactTTAAACTGGTACTATAATAACTCGATCCTTACTTCAAACACCTTCTTAgtatttaatcttttataattTGTAAGTAGGAATAGGAGATTCGAActacaagtttttttttttctaattacaAACTCTCTTTAAATATACTCTACTTGTTCACCTATATAGGTTCACGGTACAATCGATTCACTGAGAGGATCGTCCTCCCAATTCCAAGTTTTTTTCTAGTAAGTTTCGACCTTGTTAACTATGACAACAATAATGACTATAAACAAAATTGCAACTATAACAAGGCAGTACATTTGTTTGATAGTTGAGTTATGTCACTTTTGGCAATGCCAATAATTTGATgaaatccaatattttaaattttaataaatcataCATCATGAGATTTTCTTGAGTTACGTGACTAATTTTAACTTGGAAAAATGTCTATTTGCATCACAAACTTTTGGGTTGTATCATGCTAATCATTGCATCGATTTAAATACAATGTTTTCTCTTGTGAGTGTGTCGATTTATATTCTCACTTACATTTAGTTTGAATAAACATTACGTGAGACTtacatttattaattaaatttccatAACTAATAGATTGATACTCTcaattaagattttatttgaattttttcttCGTGCATCAATTTCTTATAATCTGATGAGCAAATAATTGTCTTCATCTCTTCATGATAGTGTAGTGTACCCCGAATTTCCAAAGGTCTTGaggttttttctatttctttggTTATTTCCATATCTATGTCTTATTACACCACCTGCCATATATTTGAGTTCTAATATTATGTATTAAGTGTAATGTTCTAATTGAAAGTGTATtcaatacatatatacatacacacacatataaacacgtacacacacatacatatatacatatacataaatatatatatacattcacATACATATCAATTTTTTCCGATAATAATTGAATTTAGTGTGTTTGTGTTTGAGATATAGAGTTATAAGACAACTTATTCGCGAAAAGCAGacaaaggagaagaaaaataaagttattccatgaatataaaaagaaggaaccaaattcttgttttaaaaaaaccctCAATTTCCAAACCATTTTGGATATCCCTTTACTCATCTTGGGCCCAAGCTTACAAGGGTCACTTCCACTAGCCATCTCTTGTCAGCCCCAGCCCCAGTTGAGTCCAAGTGTGTCACTTGGCCAACTCTCTTCCGTGGCTCTTTGGGTGTCGCTGCTTGCCATTTCCTTGATCTTGTTGCCTATGTTTCAACGAAGAATACCAATCGTGTACTCGGCCCAAAATCACATAAAAGTCTATAACACCCTCCGTGGTTCACAATGGCTAAGTTTTGAAAATCTAAAGCAAAATACATTATTGGTTTCTTTTTTCGGAAAtttgtcaaaatatttacacaaaaAATAAGCGTAGTGAATTTTTGTTCACGTAAatgtgttattttctttctttttttttttatttattattactcttaaaaacaaaaatgaatttatatGGTCATCAATAATTTAATTCAGCCCACGTGTGTTTGAATCTAAAATCTGCGCCTTAGACTCAAATCCTCACCcttgtttataattaaattaaagtgTAAAATATATTTCTGGTCTATGAGGTTTTTAAAGTTTATGTTTATTTGATACTTTGAACTCCAAAATGGTTCATGAGTAAATTTTAACTTACTATACCCTTAATTGTTGGTCGAAAATTAGTTATATTTAACGATGGGTAAATTATATCGAATTAGACATCGACAGTAACTTTCGGATTAAATAAAACTTTAGAAGGATGGATTTTATGCtgaaaagaaaggagaaaaaagaaaactttatATTTGGGTCCATGCCTATCCACCCTATTGCAATCATGTAAAGACTTCTCACCCCATTTGCAATCATACTCTTCGTTCATCATCACGCATCTTGTGATTAAACATCGGACGGTCGATATTTCACCCCTCGCGTTCCCCAAAAGCTCCTACCCCCGTGGATTATTACCACGTGTCCATCATGGTCAATTCCGCTAATGACGACAAGAATCCCATTTGAACAAACTTTGCTCGTCCGCATCTCATCACTTTcctcatataattattttatgatGGAGCGAAATTCGACGAGCCTTTAAACCATTCAAGGGAAGCAAATAAGAACGCAAAGCACCGCGAGAGCGAAAATTGAAACGCGGCTCCCTTCTCTTTGAATTTTCCGGCCATAAATTCACCGAAAATTGTATTATGACATCATGGTCCCACCGGTTCTCCGGCGGTACCGCCTCATTCGGCGGTCCTTTTCGATTACGGAAACAACCGCGAAGCCTCCCGGAGATGAGCATTTATAGAAACGCTGATTTACGGTCCGGGTGTGGATGTGTAATTCTACGTGCACCGAAGCACCGGCGGCTGGAGGCGGTGGCGCCGTCGGGAGCTTGGGATCTATCGGATAGCGGAGAGGAGGATAGGGTGAAGCCCTGCTCATATGCAGTGGGAGATCAGAGAGTGGAGGATTTAGCGGAGGGGAATAGCGGCGAGATCTTGGAGAATATTAGGGCGGAGAAATCGAGGAGAAGCAATCGGAAGGTGGAGATAGTGGTAGCCGCGGCGTTAACGGTGATTTTCGGTGTGGCCAATCGGGTGCTGTACAAGCTCGCTTTGGTTCCTCTGAAGCACTACCCGTTCTTTCTCGCTCAGCTCGCCACTTTCGGGTACTTACCGCCATTTTCTCTACATTTTTTCTTCTCTGAATCTTAATCAGTACCTTGAAAATTACATTTCCTATTCCATTAACTTAATTCAAACCTAATTATTGTCAATTTTAGTTAAACATATCTGGTATCTGAATTTAATAGTTTGATTTGTGATTCTTCTTTGAATTCGGTTGAGTCGTTTTCGGCGATCAAGCCAATTAAGtccacttttaattttgttcttCATTCCTTATCCTGTTCTTCAGTTTTCCATTTCAATCATTGACTGTAACGATGTGGTGGATAATTTTACAGTGTCAAGTTGCAAAATACATTTCAAAACTTGAATACGACGGTTTACAATTTACATCATTTCGCcacatttttcaaattaaaagaaaattgttcTTTAGCGACTCCGTCGTTTTCTGAAAGATTTGTaattacatttttaatttagtgaAAATTTATTCAAACACGGATGAATCTTACACGGCTCTGGATGTAAAAATGAACTTTTCGATTGAAACACAATTTCGGGTAAAATTCTCTAATTGAGGAATTGAAACTATAAAAAGCCTTGACGGCTTACTGTTTGATAATTTTCGTCCTTCCATTCACGTTGGTCCttgaatttttgaaaataaaatagtaataatttGTTAAAGTCATCGATCTAAGAGTTTGTTtgattttagttatttttaattaattgttcGATTATGCATTTTCCAAAAgttttaaatcttaaatttagttgaTTTTTCggctttttcaaaaatagaaaagaatatTTAAACCTATAGAAAAACTCACTAAAAACGAAATTCTTTCTATTTTTGATCATTTTCCTTTTCattgtaaattttgaaaacttattTATATAccggttgttttttttttttttttttttgacataaAAGGATTCTTATCATTATTTAACATCattatttaaaagtaaaaattagATTTGTTGAAGTGTTGAGGattaaaattgaaatatgactaatattgaataaaattcaaatatgaaaatagaaaaagatatTTTAACTTTAGTAAATAATCTTATTCTTTCCATTATCTTGTGCCTTCTCTGACTAtttcaaaactactttttaaagtaGAAATTTGGAGGAATATAATCTTACTTTTATGTATCTTTAAATTTGACGTGGATAGGTTTGAGCACTTTAAACATAACTATGATGGGgtttattaaaaagaaagaaataaatgaTAGGGACCCAAAGAAGTAAACAAAAAAATCCTCCTGAATTGATTTAGTGGCGGAAGATAGTGTCACTCATGGTTAGTCATCTACTTATGAATCaattttttactctttcttttAACATCAAATGTTATAGGATTGGAGGTGGCGGGTTGtgacaaaagaaaaatgggGACCCAAGAACTGTTGTAGATTCTTATTTTAGAAAGGCGGAAAGATTAAACTAAAAGTGGTTAAGTTTTCTTAGAATAAAGATACGCAAAGCATGACGACATCTTGCACTTTGATTACAAATTGGGTTTTGGCAGTTGAACAGTTTAATGTTGAAACTTAAAACTGACCCCACTTTTCTTGTACTAGGAAAAAAGAATTCAAAGTGGGGGTAAtaaataatgtgtttttttctttgatctataactattaaattattgaaaggttattttaaatgatatttaaaatatcaGTTAGACTACTATTTATTGTCatgttaaaatttatttttctatatttaaaaaaattcaaaatatataagaattgtttttaaatataaaaaaatgaatcaaaatatttataaaatattacgGTGGACTGTTTTAGATTACAAATGAGTACAAATAATAGTCTATCATAACCTGTCCTAATCTATCACAGATAAATGatgatatttttctatatttataaatatttttaaaaattttattgttTGAAATGATTTCCCTAATAAAGAAAGTTTTATATTTGATTGAAATtgggttttttttatatagaaaaagTAAATCTTGGCAAGGTTGGATGTATAATGGTGGGTCCAATTTTAATGTGCATCACACTTTATATGCTCATTATCAATCATTAAAGGTGGAAAAAACGATGTCGTGTTAGTAGTTGCTTACGAAAATATCTTTTTCAGTGATGCACTTTTCCATTTTTCTGTCACACCGAGGAGTCTTTGGCGATTTTTGCTTCTTCCAATGTGGTCCTGAGAAAGACAAATTTGCTTTTCATGTCAATTTCGAATCGTTTTGTTGCATAATATAGAAATCCCCCAtcttattgttgttattattataatataaagtagATCCAAACATGAAAAGAGTTTTTAATTCATTTGCTTTCTAGTCCCACGGCTGCCCTCCAATTTTAATAACTTTAACTTTGATATAGCTCGCACCCCACTATTTCCTTCcgttttcctttctctttttcctatctttttcttttctaatttaattaatgaaaaataaatggATGAACCAAAATATTGCAAAATTTCACTATCTATTATCATGGTCTACGTCTATCCataagaaattttattatatttgtaaatatttatgACAGTTTGGACATTTAACACAGTTGATAAAGGTTCAAAGAgatttttcattttcgttcCTTCAGGAATCCACTTTGATCTTCACTGAACTAGTCCATTACACAATATATCTTTCTGATCAAACTAGTGCACCAAGTTTTCAGCTTTACTGTGTCATATCATACCCATATTTTATAAACAATAGGAGCTCTGTATGGCCGTTTGTGTAAATCGTAATTGTATGGAGTTCATATGATGCCCACATTTTATAAGTTGAAGAAACTCAGAATAGCCGACTGTTTTTTGCTGATTATCATATCACTGCTGCTGCTGCTTCACTGAACTACGTATATGCTTTGCATACGAACTGTTTATCTATATGTTGTttcatacatttggctttttGGTTGGCACTCATTTGTATCTGCAAGCGCTTGATTGGTTAAATTGATTTCTTACAATTCTATTCTTTTCCAGGTATGTAATTGTTTACTTTTCTATTTTGTATCTACGGTATCACGCTGGCATTGTTACGGATGAGATGCTTTCCACACCGAAGGCCCCATATATTGTTGCTGGCCTCTTGGAAGCTCTTGGTGCTGCAACGGGGATGGCAGCAGCAGGTAATGCCTTTTATGACAAGATCCCTCACCTCTacatttctttttaatatatatggGCTTctattttatgtatatattaaacATTAGCTGTCTATTCATCTATTGTTAAGTCTTTGGTTAAAATGGAGAAGGTCATGAAAGATAAAGATTTGAGATTAAATTGCTTTCGTCAACAATATATCACATTACCATGAACCTTTCAAAGTTGATATTTTTTGGTTATAGTAAATGTACCTATTTAGTTAATTCCTAACGTTTTTGATCAATTTCAGCCTGTATATTACATCTCCTTTGTAATTGTTACAATCttcaattatgtaattagaTAATTGCATCCTTGTTTAATTAATCTAACTTGTATTATTTTCCTTGGATTAGCCATTCTTTCTGGAGCATCTATTCCAGTATTGTCTCAGGTACAACAGAGCGATCATTTCCCCTTTAATAATAAATCATTTTACTCATTTAAAAGACTGCTTGTCCTTAATTAATCCTAAGAATGGAGCGTGATTCTTTTGATCGGATTATTAAACAAACAAGAAATTTTCCTCTATACGTAGGGTCTGTTAAATATATAAGTCAAGTAAATCCAGTTACTACTAATATTACAAATATTTTCGCATAGCCTTTTCATTGTTACAGATTCGAGTAATTATAGTTCATTTTGTTCGCAGACTTTCCTTGTGTGGCAAATTCTCTTGTCAACTATTTTCCTTGGGCGGAGGTACAAGACCAGTCAACTTTTCGGATGCTTTTTTGTTACCATTGGTGTAATCATTACTGTTGCGAGGTAATTTTCATTATGGGCCATTAGTACTTGCTCAAAATAACAATATTACCTTAGTTGCTCTGCACATAGGGAGCTTGAATAAAAAGCATAGCTCGTGAATATGATATGAAGGAATAAATTTGAGGCAGAGACTAGAGAgggatattaattattttatatatttatgaacTCATTTGATCAGTTAGAACATCGCATGTAGCATAGCATTCGTTACTGGAACTATGTTCAATATGATATCTAGCAGTGTAGCTTATAAGCAGGAGATCTTTAATTGATGTTGAAACCACTTTCATCTGGTTAAGCAGTCAAACTTTTTGGTGTAACCACGAGTTTCATTGCTTGCATGAATTCCGTTTTAAAGTCATATGCTCTGTTTTAACGATTTTCTTACAGTGGTTCCAACGCTGGGAATTCCTTGAAGGAAGCCGGTATATTTTGGAGCCTTTTGATGATAATCTCATTCTTGTTCCAAGCAGCTGATACAGTTTTGAAGGTAGTTGTTGCCAAAATATCAACTGGTTTCCCAACTTATGGTGcatattttttcttctctctctctctaataaCAAGTAACAACATCTTTTATATGTAGGAAATCATCTTCTTGGATGCTTCCCGTCAATTGAAGGTGTATTAGGCAGTATctcttcttttaatttcttataGTATTTTTCAAAGAATATTTTATGTATGCTGATCATTAAAATTCTATATAAGAAGGTTTAGCCGTAAATCTCTCGTTATCCGAA
It includes:
- the LOC103491471 gene encoding uncharacterized protein LOC103491471, which codes for MNLEFLRNISWFRAQRSNDLGPILKPSSAIVDQGHQNTCFNIRIWGFSLLSFLPWETNANANAREDIILAKTTINRNLKRQPKRGRAIENGVGETSLRFKPYVCKVPWHTGVRAFLSQLFPRYGHYCGPNWSSGKDNGSLVWDKRPIDWLDFCCYCHDIGYDTHNQGELLKADLAFLECLERPNMVTKGDARVATLYRTMCITGLKNLLIPYRRQLIHLPSFPYQPAIQFGWLSNVKWFGWNWQRDEQKHPKI
- the LOC103491470 gene encoding protein CLT1, chloroplastic; the protein is MTSWSHRFSGGTASFGGPFRLRKQPRSLPEMSIYRNADLRSGCGCVILRAPKHRRLEAVAPSGAWDLSDSGEEDRVKPCSYAVGDQRVEDLAEGNSGEILENIRAEKSRRSNRKVEIVVAAALTVIFGVANRVLYKLALVPLKHYPFFLAQLATFGYVIVYFSILYLRYHAGIVTDEMLSTPKAPYIVAGLLEALGAATGMAAAAILSGASIPVLSQTFLVWQILLSTIFLGRRYKTSQLFGCFFVTIGVIITVASGSNAGNSLKEAGIFWSLLMIISFLFQAADTVLKEIIFLDASRQLKGRTIDLFVVNSFGSAFQAVFILALLPFLSKLWGIPFTQLPSYLRDGAACFLNYGSLSGCDGAPLLPLLFILVNIGFNISLLHLLKISSAVVSSLASTFSVPISVYMFTLPLPYIGVASALPSGFVAGAVILVLGLLIYAWTPSGSSDTNNATPHVPIT